Within Natator depressus isolate rNatDep1 chromosome 6, rNatDep2.hap1, whole genome shotgun sequence, the genomic segment TGGCTTATTCAAACCTTTCACTGCATGCAGGCAACAGTCCTCTATCCTGAGAAAAACTGGAATATTTGTAACTGATTTctgagtgtattaagcttagtgttttgttttattttgctttgttctgtctcttaCTACTTAAAAACACTTacatcctactttttatacttaataaaatcacttttgtttatttataaactcAGTGGAAGTACTTGTTACCTGCAAGGGGgggagggcaaacagctgtgcatatctctcttgcAGTGATATAGAGGGCAAGCATTTATCATTTTATCCTGTTCAAGCTTTATagagagtaaaatggatttatttggagtttagatccctttgggagctgggtatctgtgATCTGGAGACAGGTGTCCTGCTGAGCTGGTTTCAGTCTagatctgcagctttgggggcatcaCCCAGATCCTaggtctgtgctgcagctggcgagtgtgtctggctcaacaaggcagggttctagAGGCCCAGGCTTGAAGGGAAAATGGACTCAGACGTCATTTCAGCACATGAGGTGACATTTCCAATGAGGGTCTCTGTGAATGAACCCGGCACACTATGCACTTGGGTTTCCTGCATTTCCTGTGATGCTTCCCGAGTTTTGTCCGGTGATCTCCATTGTGGCCTGCAGACCCTGTTGGaatacaaacaaaataataatgataactatataataatgaaaaaaattacCACGCGCTctctgaaattattttgaaatgggCTGGGAATTGAATTCACCTGTTTCCACTCCGCACAGCTAAACCAGTACTGAATTAAACAGATTCAAGAATTGCTTTGGAGTTTATTCATTGCTATCTTCAGGGCGTCCTTCACCTctgtgttcctcaggctgtagatgagggggttcaacatggggatcaccaGCGTGTAAAACACGGCGGTAACTTTGTCTGTATCCATGGAATAGCTGGAGGTGGGACGTAAATACATGAAGAGTTGGGGGCCATAAAACAGGACCACAGCGGTCAAGTGGaaagtgcaggtggagaaggctttgcgcCAGCCATCTGCGGAGCGCATCTGCAGGATGGTGGAGGTGATATAGACATAGGAGAGGAGGATAGTCACAAAGCTGATCACTTGAATGCAGCTGATGAAAGCAAAGATCACAATCTCATTGATGTGCGTGTCAGAACAGGAGAGCGCCAACAGTGGGGGGacgtcacagaagaaatgattgatgatgttggagctgcagaatgacagccgAAATGTAAAACACGTGTTTAACACTGAATCCAGCACCCCCACAGCGTACACCCCAGCCACCAGCAGTATACAAAGCTGCCTGGACATGCTCACCATATAGAGCAGTgggttacagatggccacataacggtcATATGCCATCACAGCCAGCAGGAGACCCTCAAGATCTCCAAAAATGATGGAGAGAAACATTTGCACAGCGCAGGCAGTGTAAGAAATGTTTTTCCTCTCGGCTaagaaattcagcagcatctTAGGGGAAATTATCAAGGAAacgcagaggtcacagaaagacaaatgactgaggaaaaagtacatgggggtgtgcagTCGGGGATCAATCCAGATTAACAAGatcatccccccattccccaccagggTGATACCATTAATCAATAGGAACACCACAAAGAGGGGGACCTGCAGCTCCGGACGATCTGTCAGTCCTGAGAGAATGAACTCAGTTGCCTCCGAGTGATTTCCCTTTTCCATCTCCTCTGAACAGAGATCAGGGAGCTACAGAGATGCAGGCAGCTGAATGGTGCGGAAaacctgtcccttctctgtaatGAAGTGAGTGAAGATAAATGGAGATCAGTTTCTTAATGGGCATCAGTACCCGCTCAGGGAAAGGCTTAGTTCACAGAGCCAGATGTTCACAGCTGGTCATTCCAGGTGTTCCATAAAATGCAGACACTGTGCAAATATAATGACACGCAGGTTAATCATGCCTCCCATACACACACTCCTGTTCACTACTGCAAACAGAAAACAATGACTTGTGACTCTGCTGTGAGAGAATCAGTCTGAAGGGATTTTTCCTTAGCTAAAGAAGCGGTGAGAGGAAAGGAGTGTCAGTCTTTCCAccctctttggggaaggggagctCTGTGGCTTGACATGTCATTTTCAGGGTAAAGTTGCTCACTGTGCTAATTAAGCTGTTTGGCATTTACTGGAGCCTGTATGAAAACCCAGAGACATATTGGGAAGCCCTGGCTTCAGTGACTAGGTAATTGCCTATTTTTTTCCAACCAAGGAGGTCGCTCCTTTCGCTGAAGGGGTCGGAGTTGGGGCTAAGGCTTTTGGTTCTGGAGGTCTGGAAGTCAATACCTGATGATCCCAATGGTGTctgtgtgtatgcgtgtgtgaTTCCAATTCAGGAGAATAGCACGTACctgctgaaaagagagagagagatgtgttgGTGTTTCCTCATCGAAAGAAACTGCCAATTAGGAGCATTCGGGCAGTTTTATACTGAGATATGTGATCTATGGGACTGATTCCTGAAGCAACTGGGAATACATGAGCTCAGAGAGACACAACGCCTAATTAATGCAGTATGTGAACCAAAGCTACCCTCGCTTAATTGGTGCCCTGGGGATTAATTTGACCTACCTGTACTTACTGTGTTATTTGTTATTGTTGTAGTCAGTAAACTTTGATTTgtgttgttttatctaatccagtgtgcttAAATAGAAGTGTCTGAGAAGCTAAGTGGAAGGCATGTTAgtgctattaaagaaataatggataGTGttgcttgtattgtccaggagaggactgggcaggACAGGACGTACATTTCGGGAGGGAAATCGAAGAGTGGggaatgtgttggggtcaccttgcagTATAAGCAAGGGTGGTGAGAACCTGAGTGTAACCCAACTATTCCTggccaggctgcagttacacacacatgCCTCGGGTGCGATTTCCATGCTTGACGattgtttgtgagtggcccaggtggaaGCCACTTCAGCAAGTCATTGCAAGGTTGCAGGCAGGTGTGACACAGATGCTGATTAGTCTGGGTtggaccctggtatgtcacagccacCAACCTAGAAAATATCCCAGTCACATCAAAGGTGTGCTGCTGACTGACAGCAGTGTTCAATTGACATGAAAGTATAGGTCCCCCAAGGGATGGGCC encodes:
- the LOC141989059 gene encoding olfactory receptor-like protein OLF2, producing the protein MEKGNHSEATEFILSGLTDRPELQVPLFVVFLLINGITLVGNGGMILLIWIDPRLHTPMYFFLSHLSFCDLCVSLIISPKMLLNFLAERKNISYTACAVQMFLSIIFGDLEGLLLAVMAYDRYVAICNPLLYMVSMSRQLCILLVAGVYAVGVLDSVLNTCFTFRLSFCSSNIINHFFCDVPPLLALSCSDTHINEIVIFAFISCIQVISFVTILLSYVYITSTILQMRSADGWRKAFSTCTFHLTAVVLFYGPQLFMYLRPTSSYSMDTDKVTAVFYTLVIPMLNPLIYSLRNTEVKDALKIAMNKLQSNS